CTGCAGGTCGATGTGCGGCTCGAGCGCCTCGGGGGCGTAGGGGCAGGGACGGAAGCGTGTGGGGCCATGGTATGGGCTCTCAATGATTGAAGGTGAGTCGTGCGGCGTTACAGAAATGACTATCGGGCAGACTTCTTGGCGCGTTCGCGAAACCAACTGACGATACCCTAGGCAGAATCGAGAGAAAGATGACGACCTGGAATCACTTTCTCGATGTGCCGCGCCACCCCCGGAAGGAATCGTCCGAGCAGGAAAACTGGTAAGCAGCATGCGCTCAGATCCAGGCGATGGCGCCAATCACATTGTAGGTCACGAAAGAGCGGTAGGACATTTCGCCTACCGCCACGACCGGGACGAAGGTGCGCACGATCGGCGCGAACTGCGCCATGATAATGGTCTTGCCACCGTGTTTCTCGTAGAACGCATGCGCGCAGCAGATGCGCCTTGTTGAACAGCAGGCTGTCCTCGCGCGCGTGAAGATGGGGGACCGGCGGCTTGCCGATCTGGTACCCACGGAGTTGCCCATTAAATGGCGGCAACATTCAAGATAGCACCCAGCAGCCACACGTTCAGGCCGAAATCGGCCTGCGATGCGCAGGCCCGCCGTCACCAGGGGAGTGAATCGCCGGGGAGGAAGAACCCGACCAGCAGGCCCGTCTCTGCTGAAGATGATGATGGTCAGTCCGACGTAGCCGGCCCACTGGACCAGCGCGGGCAAATCACGAAGACGGTTGAAGAACTCTGAGAGCAGCCGCACGAGGTGAGGTTTGAAAGGCGCGGGTGGCAGGTGTTCGGCCCCCGATCGACCTGGGATCCCCTGGGCATCCGCGGGAAGCAGACAGAAAGGTCGACGGGTCACGCTGCGGGGTCAACTGCGGTAACCTTGAAGTGCCAGTGCACGAGACGCCACCGCCCCCGAACGCACGACTGTGGTCGATGCCAGCGGCACCGAGCGCCCTTGGTCCGTGCACGTGGTGGCGCACACGCACTGGGATCGCGAATGGTATCATTCGGCCGAACGGTTCCAGGCGCGGCTGGTGGCGTTGATCGACGCGCTGCTCGATGGTCAGCCCGACTCCGCTGCGCCATTCCTGCTGGATGGCCAGACGATTGTGCTCGCGGACTATCTCGCCGTGAAGCCGGAGCGGTCGGGCGATGTCGCACGCGCGCTGATGTCCGGGCGCTGGAAACGGGTCCGTGGGTGTGTTTGCCGACAACCTCATCCCCTCCCGCCGAAGCGGTCATCCGCAATCTTGAGGCAGGACGAGCGGTGCTGGCCCGCCTGAACGCGACGGCGCCGCGCGTCGCCTATTGCCCGGATACGTTTGGCCATCCTTCGGCGCTGCCCGCCAGTGCGCAGGGCTTTGGTTTCGTCACGGCCATTGTGTGGCGAGGATCCGGTGGTCGATCGCACCCAGCGGTGGACACGGCATGGTCGGGTCGGCCCCGACAGCAGCCGAGTGCTGCTGTAACATCTCCCGCCCGATGGATGCGAGAGTTCGGCAGCGCACTCACCCCACCGCGCCGGACGCGGTCGCGGAACGCTGGCGTCACGTGGCATCGACCATGCGGCCGCGAAATCAGACCGACGTGTCGTTGCTGCTCACCGGTGCCGATCACCATGCCCGGTCTCCCCACCTTTCGCAGGCGATTGCCCAGTTGCACGGGGTGCGGCTGAGGAGGGACGGTGCACGGTCGAGCGAAACGGGCTCGCACGCGCGCGTCGGACGAACTCGTTCAGGCCGCGATCCGGTACGAGGAGCATGGAGGGGTGCTGCCCGTGGTGCGGGGAACTGCGCGACAGCTACGGCTATACCTGGACACTACAGGGGCACGCTGGCCACTCGGGCGCATCGCAAGCGCCCGCAACGCGCCAACTGGAACGTGCGCTGGTGCGGGACGTGGAACCATGGACGGCTGGCCTGGCTGAACGCCGGTCACGGCGCATTTCGTCTCGGCCGATGGATCACTGACGCTGGCACAACTCCCGGCGCTCGTGGCGCACACCACAGGAGATGTTGTTGCGCACGCATCCGCACGACACGCTGTGCGGATGTTCGATTGATGCGGTCGCCGCAGCGGTGGCCACGCGCCAACGTGCGGTGGCCGACGCCGCACTGGAACTGCGCGACGCGGCGCTGGCCTGCGCGCTCGCGCACGATCGAGTCGCCGCACGACGGTCCAGTCGCCGTGTCACCCCTCGACCGTTGTGCGAAACCGGGGCGCGCGCGCGCGGCGGCATGGCGGAATTGCGTGTCACCGGAGACGCTGGGCGATGTGTCCGTGGGTCCGGGCAGCGCTGGCGCACCGCCGGTCGTCATCCCGGACGGGCACCGCAGGCCACTGCTGGCAACTGCCGTGCAGCGACTGCGTGAACACGTGACGCACGCACGTCGTGAGTCGCCGCAGCACCACCCGGACACTGATCTTGTGCGCGTGCAACTGGTGGCATGGATGCCGAGTCGTCCCGGCATTCGGTGCGTGTCCGTGGACCCACCGACGATGCGCTGCCGGTGACGCCTGCACCGGTGGTGGTGCGCGAAACGCCCGCGGACGGTGTTGAACTGGACAATGGCCGACTGCGGATCATGGCGTCGTCGCAGGGGTGTCCATTGCCAGTGGCGCTCGACGTCTCGACGACGTGCTGGGGCTGGAGACAACGGTCGACCTTGGTGACAGCTACACGCCATCGCTCCGCGGGTCCCCGGAGTTGCTGCGGCTTCACACCGTGCGCCTCGGGGTCCAAGGTCCGCGCGCGCCAGCGTGCTACTGCACTGGCTCGGCGCCATGGCCGCGAGAGCAGGTGCGCGTCTCGACGGAGATCATCCTCGACGCCGGTGCCTCGCACGTGCGGTGCGACGTGCGCGGATGGAATCCGGCGCAATCATCGACTCCAACTGGTGTGGCGCACCGACGTCCCGGTGCCGCGCGCGTCACGGCGGACGCGCCTTCCGGCCGGTTGCGTACCAGCACGGCGGCAGTCCCCGATGCGCTCCCGTTTGAGATGCCGGCGTCACCATGCCGCTGCACCGATGGCTGTCGGCGCAGGACGACGATCGGGGGCGTGACGCTGATCTCCGACGGATTGTGCGAGGGCGACCCGGGCGGTCATCGATTGGTTGTGACGCTGGTGCGCGCCATCGGTGAACTCTCGCGCGCCGAATTGCCGGAGCGGCTAGGTGATGCGGGATGGCCCAGTGCGATTCCCGCTGCGCAATGTCAGGTCGCTTTGCCGCGCGGGTCGGATTGCTGCTCCATGGCCCATGGACTGATGCGACACTGGATGATGTCGAGGAGACGGCGGAGACGGTGCTGTTGCCACTGGTTGGCGAGAGCTGGCGTGACCTCGCCGGGACCACGGGTGCTCGCAGGACCGACACCTTGCCGGTGACGGATTGGTGGCGTCCGCAGTGTGCCTTAGCACCAGCGGGGAATCACTGATTCTGCGTGCCACGAACGCCGCGTCGCGCGCGGGGTGTGGGGTATGGACATTGCCCGGCAACGCGGCGTGGCGGTTCCGACGCTGTCGAATGGATGGAACGCCAATGGGCGATTGGACGCGTCGCGCGGTGCATACCGTTTCGACGCGCGATCGCGCGAGGTGGTGACGCTTGAGGTGCAGCGCGACTACTGAGTGTCTGTTCAACGCGCCGATGACGATCCACGCGCCCCCTGACAGGCATCACCGATCAGTGTGCACGACACGACCGTGACGATCAGCAGCAGTCCGGGGGCCAGCGCGATCCATGGGGCAACGAGCAGCCATTCTCGTCCTCCCGCGATCATGTTCCCCCAACTCGGCGCCGGCGGTTGGATGCCAAGTCCGAGAAAAGACAGCCCGCTCTCCAGCAGGATCGCGTTGCCCACCCCAAGGGTGATCGCCACCACCGTACTACCCAGCGAATTGGGCAGCACGTGACGCCAGAGCACTCGGTTTGACCGGACGCCAAGCGCCGAAGGCCCCTTCCGCGTACGGCAGCACGCGAACTCGCAACACTTCGGCTCGCACCAGCCGCATGATGACAGACATCCACCCGGTCAACGCGAGCACCGACACCACGACGCCAAGACCGGGTCCCCAGAGAGCGGCAGTCACCAGCAGCAACACCAGCCGGCACCGCAAGCAGTGCGTCGCCAAATGCCAGGATCACCCGCTCCGTGAGTCCCCGATGCCACGCCGCGATCGCCCCCAACAGCACGCCGATGGCGCCGGCCAGCAAGGACCCGATGACACCGACACTCAACGAAATGCGGGCCGCGAGCCAGAGACGTACGGTGACATCGCGGCCGAAGGCGTCGGTGCCAAGGAGGTGCCACTGACCCAGTCCATCGCGCGACAACGGCGGCGTCAATCGACGCGCCAGCACGTCGGTGATGGCGTTTGGATCACGCGCGTTGCGAACCAGCCGCCACAAGCGCTGCAACGCCGAGGACGATGAGCAGGCTGACGCCCACGCGGAAGCGCGGGTCACGCCGTACGGATCGGTCGGTCGGATCGCGATGGGACGACATGGTGCGCCTCATGGTGATTCGGCCGCGTCGCGTACTGATCGTTGCCGCGGATCGAGGCGAAGCAGGATCAGATCGGCCACAAGATTGGCCGCAATCACCGCCGTCGTCGCGTAGATCAGGGTGAGGCCAAGCTCGCCGTCAGCAAGGTCCGGCCGAGTCCCGGCCAGGCGAATACCTGTTCGACGAACACCGAACCAGCAATCACGCCGGGAAGGGTCAGACCGAACAACACGACGAGGGGTGTCAGTGCGGTGCGAAGGACATACCGTCGTTCAATGCGCGCCCGGGAAAGGCCACGCGCCGCGGCAGCCATGACCTGCGGTGCGCGCGATGCCTCGAGCATCGCGTGACGCGCATACCGCGCGACGCCGGCAGCTCCCGGAAGGACCAGCACCGTCAGCGGCAACACCGCGTGACGCGCGACGTCGCGCCAGCGCTCGAAGCCCTCGGCCAGTCCAGCCGGCGATTCCACGCCAAAGGCCGGCAATCGCAACCAGAGCGGCACGCCGACAGCGGACGCGCCGGATGTGGCCAGCACCACCAGCGCCAATGCCAGCCAGAAACTGGGCGCGCCGTAGAGAACGGTACTGAGCACCGTGACGGTCGTGTCCCCCCGAGGGCCGGCGCGGAGGGCCTGCCACCCGCCGATCATCACGCCGATCGCGAAACTGAAGAGCAGAGAGAGGCCGCCCAATGCCAAGGACAGTGGCAGTGCCTCGGCGATTACCGCGCTGACCGGTCGAGCCGTGGAGAGACTCATTCCCAGGTCACCGCGCAGCACGGCGCCCATCCATTGCACATATTGCGCGGGCATCGACGCGTCGAGGCCGATGCGCGCACGCTCCCGTGCGATGTCGTCGGCCGTGGCCGTTGGTGCCACCAGCAGCGTCGCCGGATCACCCGGCGCCAGATGAATCAGCGCAAAGGTGAGGCTCGTGACCAGCCAGAGCAGCACGAAGGCATCGAGGAAGCGAATGACGAAGCGGCGCACGCGAGGATGATGCGGGCGGAATCCCACACGTCAACCCATAGCGGGCCTCGGCCTTGGGTAGAGAGGACGTCCGGTTTGGGGTCACGAGCCCTGCGCCTCCTGCGCGTGGCACTCCCGTGGACCCTGTCGGTGGTCGCCAGCTGCGGCGTCCCACCGCGGGCGACCGATACCGTGGTCATGGCGTCCGGCACCGACCTGGAATCCGGCAATCCGCTGCTGACCGTGCACTCGCTGACCCGGCAGATCCAGCGGCATGCGCTCTTTGTGACGTTGGTGCGCTTCGATTCCGTCTTTCAGCCGATCCCGTATTACGCCCGTGCGTGGGAGTGGGACGTGCCACATCGGGTGCTCACCGTGCGACTCGTCGGCGACCTGACCTGGCATGACGGCGTGCCGACCACGGCCAATGATGTGCGCTTCACGTTTGATGCGGCGCGCGACCCGTTGGTCGGCTCCCCCCGCGCTGGAGACTTGTCGGTCCTCGACTCCACGCACGTCGTCTCCGACAGTGTGATCCACTTGCATTTCCAACGTGTCGCAGTGGCGTTTGCCCAATGTGCTGGCCGAACTGCCGTTGGTGCCCCGTCACCTGCTCGATACAGTCCCACGCACCTCGTGGCGTCGTGCCGCATTCTCCGTGACACCCGTTGGCAACGGTCCATTTCGCTTTGTCGATCGGGCGGCGGGACGCCGCTGGCGCTTTGTGCGAAACGACCGGTTTCCGGTCGCGATGGGCGGCCCGCCCCTCCTGTCCGGGATTGTCGTTGCCGTGGTGGATGAAGCGGCGACGAAATTTGCCGGGTTGGTGAGCGGGGATCTGGATATTGCCGGTATCTCGCCCACGATGGCGCATCTCGTGCGCAACGATCCAATGCTGACATTGGTGACACCGCCCGCTTTGTTCAGCAACGTGCTGGCATTCAATACGACGCGTTCACCGTTCGATGATCGTCGGGTGCGCCTGGCGGTTTCGCTTGCCATCGATCGCCGCCGGCTCGTTCAGGCGGCTGTGGCGGGTTACGCCACGCCCAGCGGGAGTGCGATTCCTCCCGGCTTGCCGATGTCTGGCAGCGCACCGCCGCCACTCGACACCTCGCGCGCTGATTCGCTCCTGGAGGCGGCCGGCTGGCGACGCGGGGCACGAGGCGCGCGCGAGCGAGACGGCACGCCTCTGCGTGTGGAACTGTTGACGGTGGGCAGCGGTGACATGGCCATCGAACAACTGCTGCAAGCCGATCTCGCCGCCCGCGGCATTGCGCTCAAGATCCGAGTGGCCGAGCTGACCACATTCCTGAGTACGGTGCGCGCGCCGCAGAAGATGTACGATGTGGCGTTGACCGGAATACCTGCGGATATCGGTCTCGGGCAATTGGTGGCGCTCTTTTCGTCCACGCAACGGGGAGGGGCAATGGACTACACGGGATTTCATGAACCTGCCCTCGATCGGGCGCTGCAGCTGGCTCGCGGCGCGTCCGTCACCAGTGCACGTGAACAGTGGGCGGCGGTCGATGCGATGCTGTCGGAGGAAGCGCCGGTCGTCTGGTTGTACCATGCGCGCGGGGTGCAAGGTCTCTCCAGACGACTGCAGCAGTGACCATGGACTTGCGCGGAGAATTGGTCACCATTGCGCGCTGGACACGCCGGTGAAGACGCCAGGCGTGCGTCTGCTGCCGTTTGATCTCGACGCTCGGCGCGCGCTGGTGCGGTCCGACGTTGCGGCCGAGCACGCACCCTTTGCGGTACTCGCGGACAGTCTGCAACAGGACCTCGAGCCGCTCATCGATGCGCCGCTGCCGATTCCCGGGCACAAGGCGCGGCTGACGCGGTACGGCGGCCGGTGTCCGTCCCACGGGGTGTTTCTTGATTTTGATCCGTGGATGCCGCACGACCATTGGTGTGCAATGTGCAACAGTGCATATCAGGGGCGGATCCATGATGACTGGTGGGCGATGGGTGCGCAGCTGTGGACGGCCGAGCGTGCAGTGCACGCCGCATCATTGTTTGTCTTGCGCGGGGACGTGCGCCATGCGACGCTGGCCGCGCGCATACTGCGCACCTACTACGAACGTTACGATAGCTGGCCCAACCGCGATAACGTGCTGGGACCGACTCGACCGTTTTTCAGCACATATCTCGAGTCGATTTGGCTGATCAACCTCTGCCACGCGCTTTCGCTGCTGGAAGGGCGAACCGATCAGTGGACCGCCGGTGACGGCGCGGCAATGCGCGATCGCTTGCTGGCGCCGAGTGCCTCGTTGATTGCCAGTTACCACGAAGGCGGCTCCAACCGTCAGGTGTGGAACGAAGTCGCCATCGGTTCGGCGTGGTGCCTGCTGGACCGCGCCGATGACGTGCGACGTCGTCTGGACCGCGAAGGCGGGGTGCGCTGGCAGATTGCCAATGGGCTCGATGACGCGGGCTCGTGGTATGAAGGTGAGAACTACCACCTGTTTGCGCATCGCGGCCTGTGGTATGGCGTGCAACTCATGCGTGTGCTCGATGAACCGATGTCCGACGCACTCAACGAACGGTTTTCGGCGGGTTTCGTGGCGCCGTTCGCCGGTGTGCTTCCCGATGACACCTTCCCATCGCGCCGCGATTCCCAGTACGCCAGCAGCATCCGCCAGTGGCGCACTGCTGAATGGTGCGAACTGGGCTGGGCACACACGCATGACCGCCGATTGGCGGGTGTGTTATCGCGCCTGTATGACGGAACGTGCACGCGCCGCGAGACGGGTCGATGGCGGTCCACGGCCGACGCTGAGCGGAACACCCCCGCATCGGCGCTGACGCGGGCGGACTTGTCGTGGCGGGCGCTGCTGATGGCCGACGGCCCACCTCCACCCAACCTGACGATGCCGGTGGAAAGCGTGTGCCTGCCGGCACAAGGACTCGCGGTGATTCGTCGTGACGCGGGCCGTGTGTATGTGGCGCTCGAGGGTGGCCAACTGGGTGGCGGGCACGGTCACCCCGATCAGTTGGCGCTGACACTGCAAACCGGCCCCGCGCGGTGGCTCGACGATCCGGGCACTGGCAGCTATGTGGAGGCCGAGTTGCACTGGTATCGCAGCACATTGGCGCATGCCGCGCCGCTTTTCGATCGCTCGTCGCAACGGCCGGTGTCGGCGCAGTTGCTGGCGTTCGAGGATCAGGGCGACGTCGCGTGGATGATGAAGCGTGTGGATGGCATCGCGGACGGTGTGCAGGTAGATCGCACCATCGTCGTGGCCGACGGATATCTGGTGGACGTGGTGGAGTGGACGTCGGACGAGCCGCATTCCTTCGAATTGCCCATCGCCGGACGCGCGGATCTGGTGGCCCCCCTCGACGAACGATTTGCATCGGCCACGCCGTCCGACGTTCGCCACGACGCGGTCGAGGTGTTCCTGGGCCAGCTCGTAATGCAACCGTTGAACGAGCCGTTGGTGCTGCGGCCGTATGCGAGCTACGCGGATCCGGATCGTCGTGGTGACGCGCTTCGGGCGACATCGACCGAGTCTGTGCGCGGCGACTGCGCGCAGGCGTGGTACGTGGTTCACGGATCGTGTATTTCGACCAGAGAGTCCGCCTATCTGATGCGTTCACTTGTGCCCGCGGCACCGTGGCACGGAATGACTGACCGTCACTGGATTTATGGATACGGTGCACACGGTCGCGTCATCGGAATATGGAGCTGGCCGTCCGAACGGTGGCCGGAGGGCCGCGTGTTGTCGGTCCACCTGACACCGGACACAACGCCGTGCGTGGCTGTTGTCACGCGCGACGGCGTGACCGAAGCGCATGGGCGTGACGAGGCCGGCTGGCACATCGCGTCGGACGATGGGCCTTCGCGTCGGGCATACCACCTTGGCGGATTTCGACCACCTCCGACGCCCGATGGCAAGGGCGACATCGCCCCGGTGACGGCTCGCTGCGACATCGTAGTGCCGTTGGTGGCGGAGCTCCCCGACGACCAATTGGCCGGCACGCGCATCGACGGCGCGCACCGCATTGAACTTGGCGAGGCGCACTATGTCCAAACGGAATCC
The Gemmatimonadaceae bacterium genome window above contains:
- a CDS encoding ABC transporter permease subunit: MLWRHVLPNSLGSTVVAITLGVGNAILLESGLSFLGLGIQPPAPSWGNMIAGGREWLLVAPWIALAPGLLLIVTVVSCTLIGDACQGARGSSSAR
- a CDS encoding ABC transporter substrate-binding protein, yielding MGGPPLLSGIVVAVVDEAATKFAGLVSGDLDIAGISPTMAHLVRNDPMLTLVTPPALFSNVLAFNTTRSPFDDRRVRLAVSLAIDRRRLVQAAVAGYATPSGSAIPPGLPMSGSAPPPLDTSRADSLLEAAGWRRGARGARERDGTPLRVELLTVGSGDMAIEQLLQADLAARGIALKIRVAELTTFLSTVRAPQKMYDVALTGIPADIGLGQLVALFSSTQRGGAMDYTGFHEPALDRALQLARGASVTSAREQWAAVDAMLSEEAPVVWLYHARGVQGLSRRLQQ
- a CDS encoding ABC transporter permease, which codes for MRRFVIRFLDAFVLLWLVTSLTFALIHLAPGDPATLLVAPTATADDIARERARIGLDASMPAQYVQWMGAVLRGDLGMSLSTARPVSAVIAEALPLSLALGGLSLLFSFAIGVMIGGWQALRAGPRGDTTVTVLSTVLYGAPSFWLALALVVLATSGASAVGVPLWLRLPAFGVESPAGLAEGFERWRDVARHAVLPLTVLVLPGAAGVARYARHAMLEASRAPQVMAAAARGLSRARIERRYVLRTALTPLVVLFGLTLPGVIAGSVFVEQVFAWPGLGRTLLTASLASP
- a CDS encoding heparinase II/III family protein, with the protein product MKTPGVRLLPFDLDARRALVRSDVAAEHAPFAVLADSLQQDLEPLIDAPLPIPGHKARLTRYGGRCPSHGVFLDFDPWMPHDHWCAMCNSAYQGRIHDDWWAMGAQLWTAERAVHAASLFVLRGDVRHATLAARILRTYYERYDSWPNRDNVLGPTRPFFSTYLESIWLINLCHALSLLEGRTDQWTAGDGAAMRDRLLAPSASLIASYHEGGSNRQVWNEVAIGSAWCLLDRADDVRRRLDREGGVRWQIANGLDDAGSWYEGENYHLFAHRGLWYGVQLMRVLDEPMSDALNERFSAGFVAPFAGVLPDDTFPSRRDSQYASSIRQWRTAEWCELGWAHTHDRRLAGVLSRLYDGTCTRRETGRWRSTADAERNTPASALTRADLSWRALLMADGPPPPNLTMPVESVCLPAQGLAVIRRDAGRVYVALEGGQLGGGHGHPDQLALTLQTGPARWLDDPGTGSYVEAELHWYRSTLAHAAPLFDRSSQRPVSAQLLAFEDQGDVAWMMKRVDGIADGVQVDRTIVVADGYLVDVVEWTSDEPHSFELPIAGRADLVAPLDERFASATPSDVRHDAVEVFLGQLVMQPLNEPLVLRPYASYADPDRRGDALRATSTESVRGDCAQAWYVVHGSCISTRESAYLMRSLVPAAPWHGMTDRHWIYGYGAHGRVIGIWSWPSERWPEGRVLSVHLTPDTTPCVAVVTRDGVTEAHGRDEAGWHIASDDGPSRRAYHLGGFRPPPTPDGKGDIAPVTARCDIVVPLVAELPDDQLAGTRIDGAHRIELGEAHYVQTESSWSDVGRPSASVQLCATADWLVVDVLARTGSVTTGVPDLLGRLDNEVPYVNADGLQWYMARADVPASPARGWHAAALHVPSADPALRALGTAIRIAGSVESVQASWREMPEGWAMRLRWDRATLPLDADGALFFELVINERPPDRERRRGQLVLSGGGGFGYLMGDRRPTNRFVRLKMS